A window of Longimicrobiaceae bacterium contains these coding sequences:
- a CDS encoding NUDIX hydrolase, whose product MVETSAGGVIYRWQGSTAHVLLIRDRYQHWGFPKGHLEGVETAADAALREVEEETGLGHLVLGPRLQTIDWFFRFRGRLIHKFCHFYLIESPTGETCPQQEEGITECIWLPLHDAIRSISYDNAREVLRLAAERLERADAEEAAQQAEAGMEPESGEARREHAPHLPRPWE is encoded by the coding sequence GTGGTCGAGACCAGCGCGGGCGGCGTCATCTACCGCTGGCAGGGCTCCACCGCGCACGTCCTCCTCATCCGCGACCGCTACCAGCATTGGGGCTTCCCCAAGGGCCACCTGGAGGGCGTGGAGACCGCGGCCGACGCCGCCCTGCGCGAGGTGGAAGAGGAGACGGGGCTGGGGCATCTGGTGCTCGGCCCGCGCTTGCAGACCATCGACTGGTTCTTCCGTTTTCGCGGGCGGCTGATCCACAAGTTCTGCCACTTCTACCTGATCGAGTCTCCCACCGGCGAGACGTGCCCGCAGCAGGAAGAGGGCATCACCGAGTGCATCTGGCTCCCGCTGCACGACGCGATTCGCTCCATCTCGTACGACAACGCCCGCGAGGTCCTGCGCCTCGCCGCCGAGCGTCTTGAACGCGCCGACGCCGAGGAAGCCGCCCAGCAGGCGGAGGCTGGCATGGAGCCGGAGTCCGGCGAGGCGCGCCGGGAACACGCGCCTCATCTACCGCGGCCGTGGGAGTAG
- a CDS encoding aspartate-semialdehyde dehydrogenase, with protein MHVAVLGATGAVGRTMLSVLAERGMPVERLTLLASARSAGTKVSWGGREWTVQEPRPGSFRGADYALFSAGGARSLEWAPRAADEGAVVVDNSSAWRMDPQVPLVVPEVNAAAALDRPKGIIANPNCSTIQMVVALQALHAAAGLSRVVATTFQSVSGAGETGRAALAAELSGDGDAESPFSRRIVGNCIPQIGKIDGEGWSEEERKMIHETRKILCLPDLAVAATCVRVPVEVSHSVQVMVETEREMSVDDARAALSAFPGIVMAASDEAFPTPLEAAGRDEVFVGRLRRDPFLPRTLHLWIVADNLRKGAATNAVQIVEGLRGG; from the coding sequence GTGCACGTAGCCGTCCTGGGAGCCACCGGCGCCGTTGGGCGCACCATGCTCAGCGTCCTGGCCGAGCGCGGCATGCCCGTCGAGCGGCTGACGCTGCTCGCCTCCGCGCGCTCTGCGGGAACGAAGGTAAGCTGGGGCGGGCGCGAGTGGACGGTCCAGGAGCCGCGCCCGGGCTCGTTCCGCGGAGCCGACTACGCGCTCTTCTCCGCCGGCGGCGCGCGGTCGCTCGAATGGGCCCCACGCGCGGCTGACGAGGGCGCCGTCGTGGTCGACAACTCGTCCGCCTGGCGGATGGACCCGCAGGTGCCGCTCGTCGTCCCGGAGGTCAACGCCGCCGCCGCGCTCGACCGGCCCAAGGGCATCATCGCCAACCCCAACTGCTCCACCATCCAGATGGTGGTCGCGCTACAGGCGTTGCACGCCGCCGCGGGGCTGTCGCGCGTCGTCGCGACCACCTTCCAGTCGGTGAGCGGCGCGGGGGAGACGGGGCGTGCCGCGCTGGCGGCCGAGCTTTCGGGAGACGGGGACGCGGAGTCGCCCTTCTCTCGCCGCATCGTCGGCAACTGCATCCCCCAGATCGGCAAGATCGACGGCGAGGGGTGGAGCGAGGAGGAGCGCAAGATGATCCACGAGACGCGCAAGATCCTGTGCCTGCCGGACCTGGCGGTCGCCGCGACCTGCGTGCGCGTGCCGGTGGAGGTCAGCCACTCCGTGCAGGTGATGGTGGAGACGGAGCGGGAGATGTCCGTCGATGACGCCCGTGCGGCGCTCTCGGCATTCCCCGGGATCGTCATGGCCGCGTCGGACGAGGCGTTCCCCACGCCGCTCGAGGCCGCCGGGCGCGACGAGGTGTTCGTGGGCCGGCTGCGGCGCGATCCGTTCCTGCCGCGCACCCTGCACCTCTGGATCGTCGCCGACAACCTGCGCAAGGGCGCGGCGACCAACGCGGTGCAGATCGTGGAGGGGCTGCGCGGTGGGTAA
- a CDS encoding aspartate kinase, with amino-acid sequence MALVVQKYGGTSVGSPERMRAVAKRVAAARRRGDDLVVVVSAMGDTTDDLLQLAAQVTGSARPGESHPREMDMLLTAGERISMALLAMAIRDAGADALSFTGSQAAIITDEAHTAARIVQVRADRVRAELDRGHVVIVAGFQGVSRAKEITTLGRGGSDTTAVALAAALEADRCEIYTDVDGIFTADPRRVPGARIIPQISHVEMLELATSGAQVMHSRAVEIGARFGVDIRVLSSFVDDEEEGGAGRGTLITRTPRRMEDLVLTGIASSGGQAKMVLHGLPAGLRTATEVLASLSERGVSVDMIVEAAEAGGTVQIQVTVAEPALPHARAVAAEVLGRLGGRGVDVAAGLSRIALVGSGMHGRPGVYARAFRTLLDAEVEVHAISTSSISITLLVPADREDDALRALHSAFELEMTAAVPAGAGAGE; translated from the coding sequence ATGGCGCTGGTCGTCCAGAAGTACGGCGGGACGAGCGTGGGAAGCCCGGAGCGGATGCGCGCGGTGGCGAAGCGGGTGGCCGCGGCACGCAGGCGCGGCGACGACCTGGTCGTCGTCGTATCGGCCATGGGGGACACGACGGACGACCTGCTGCAGCTGGCCGCGCAGGTCACCGGCAGCGCGCGGCCGGGCGAGAGCCACCCGCGCGAGATGGACATGCTGCTCACCGCGGGCGAGCGCATCTCCATGGCGCTGCTGGCGATGGCGATCCGCGACGCGGGCGCCGACGCGCTGTCGTTCACCGGCAGCCAGGCCGCCATCATCACCGACGAGGCGCACACCGCCGCCCGCATCGTCCAGGTCCGCGCGGACCGCGTGCGCGCCGAGCTGGACCGCGGCCACGTGGTGATCGTGGCCGGCTTCCAGGGCGTGAGCCGGGCGAAGGAGATCACCACGCTGGGACGCGGCGGGTCGGACACCACGGCGGTCGCGCTGGCCGCGGCGCTGGAGGCCGACCGCTGCGAGATCTACACCGACGTGGACGGCATCTTCACCGCCGACCCGCGGCGCGTTCCCGGCGCCCGCATCATCCCGCAGATCTCGCACGTGGAGATGCTGGAGCTGGCCACGAGCGGGGCACAGGTCATGCACTCGCGCGCGGTCGAGATCGGCGCCCGCTTCGGCGTGGACATCCGCGTGCTCTCGTCGTTCGTGGACGACGAAGAGGAGGGCGGTGCCGGCCGCGGCACGCTCATCACCCGAACGCCCAGGCGGATGGAAGACCTCGTCCTCACCGGCATCGCCTCGTCCGGCGGCCAGGCCAAGATGGTGCTGCACGGCCTGCCCGCGGGCCTGCGCACCGCCACCGAGGTGCTGGCCTCGCTCTCGGAGCGCGGCGTGAGCGTGGACATGATCGTGGAGGCTGCCGAGGCCGGCGGCACCGTGCAGATCCAGGTGACCGTGGCCGAGCCTGCGCTCCCGCACGCGCGCGCCGTCGCCGCCGAGGTGCTGGGGCGCCTGGGCGGGCGCGGCGTGGACGTCGCCGCCGGCCTCTCGCGCATCGCGCTGGTGGGCAGCGGCATGCACGGCCGGCCGGGCGTCTACGCGCGCGCCTTCCGCACGCTGCTGGACGCCGAGGTCGAGGTGCACGCCATCTCCACGTCCTCCATCTCCATCACGCTGCTGGTGCCCGCGGACCGGGAAGACGACGCGCTGCGGGCGCTGCACTCCGCGTTCGAGCTGGAGATGACGGCGGCGGTCCCGGCCGGCGCCGGGGCGGGGGAGTAA
- a CDS encoding MlaD family protein — MRLKNEVLVGMTVVAALVVLAGGGFWMSGRSWRHAPVKIDATFRAVGTLAKGNKVKYRGVEIGRVEEIQLAPRGDGVFVNMSIEPGLTFPPDAGVVLSPESFFGDWQAEIVSRSWQPDLQFTYAKTSGVLPGATLPDISELTAVAARIAGDIEVLSNRVQLAFTEETAVKIRRTIENAEAISEQLRGFMDQQTHTYSDVSRNVLASSANIRDATGTAKLAAADIRGTIGSGDVRTILANARQASENLNAFSTQLSAAAAGIPGLVTRADTTLGSINRTAQQAGQVMNTLGPQLQQVGPTLQEAQRAMQTLQQAMAKIQEGHGTLGRLIDDPALYEETQRAIVTLRRLLADLQANPGKYVGQVKVF; from the coding sequence ATGAGGCTCAAGAACGAGGTGCTGGTGGGCATGACGGTGGTCGCCGCGCTGGTGGTGCTGGCCGGCGGCGGCTTCTGGATGAGCGGCCGCTCGTGGCGCCACGCGCCCGTGAAGATCGACGCCACCTTCCGCGCCGTGGGCACGCTGGCCAAGGGCAACAAGGTCAAGTACCGCGGCGTGGAGATCGGGCGGGTGGAGGAGATCCAGCTTGCCCCGCGTGGCGACGGCGTGTTCGTGAACATGTCCATCGAGCCGGGGCTCACCTTCCCGCCCGATGCCGGCGTCGTGCTCTCGCCCGAGTCGTTCTTCGGCGACTGGCAGGCCGAGATCGTGTCACGCTCGTGGCAGCCTGACCTCCAGTTCACGTACGCGAAGACGAGCGGCGTGCTGCCGGGCGCGACGCTGCCCGACATCTCCGAGCTCACCGCCGTGGCGGCCCGCATCGCCGGCGACATCGAGGTGCTGTCGAACCGCGTGCAGCTGGCGTTCACCGAGGAGACGGCGGTCAAGATCCGCCGCACCATCGAGAACGCCGAGGCCATCAGCGAGCAGCTGCGCGGCTTCATGGACCAGCAGACGCACACGTACAGCGACGTGTCGCGCAACGTGCTGGCCTCCAGCGCCAACATCCGCGACGCCACGGGCACGGCCAAGCTGGCCGCGGCCGACATCCGCGGCACCATCGGCAGCGGCGACGTGCGCACCATTTTGGCGAACGCGCGGCAGGCCAGCGAGAACCTGAACGCCTTCAGCACGCAGCTCTCCGCCGCCGCCGCCGGCATCCCCGGGCTGGTGACGCGGGCGGACACCACGCTGGGCTCCATCAACCGCACCGCCCAGCAGGCGGGGCAGGTGATGAACACGCTGGGCCCGCAGCTCCAGCAGGTGGGGCCCACGCTGCAGGAGGCGCAGCGCGCCATGCAGACGCTCCAGCAGGCGATGGCGAAGATCCAGGAAGGCCACGGCACGCTGGGCCGCCTGATCGACGACCCCGCGCTGTACGAGGAGACGCAGCGCGCCATCGTCACGCTGCGGCGGCTGCTGGCCGACCTCCAGGCCAACCCCGGCAAGTACGTGGGCCAGGTCAAGGTCTTCTAG
- a CDS encoding ABC transporter ATP-binding protein produces MSIHLADVHKGFGPKKILRGLSLDVEDGETVSLVGFSGAGKSVTLKHIAGLLKPDKGTVHVDGLSVPELPREELYRLRLQMGYVFQFAALFDSMSIADNIAMGLRKLGTMNEHDIADRVTESLGRVDLEGFERRFPAELSGGQKKRAGLARAIAYRPKYLLYDEPTSGLDPVTTTVIDRLIQRMSRELGVTSLVITHDMGSAYDISDRIAMLFEGKVVEVGTPDEIRATTNPIVRGFIDGDPDMVATGGTDLSDMRNA; encoded by the coding sequence GTGAGCATCCACCTGGCGGACGTGCACAAGGGGTTCGGGCCCAAGAAGATCCTGCGCGGCCTGTCGCTGGACGTGGAGGACGGCGAGACGGTGTCGCTGGTCGGCTTCTCCGGCGCCGGCAAGTCGGTGACGCTCAAGCACATCGCCGGGCTGCTCAAGCCGGACAAGGGGACGGTGCACGTGGACGGCCTGTCCGTGCCCGAGCTGCCGCGCGAGGAGCTGTACAGGCTGCGCCTGCAGATGGGCTACGTCTTCCAGTTCGCGGCGCTGTTCGACTCCATGAGCATTGCCGACAACATCGCCATGGGCCTGCGTAAGCTGGGCACCATGAACGAGCACGACATCGCCGACCGCGTGACCGAGTCGCTGGGCCGCGTGGACCTGGAAGGCTTCGAGCGGCGCTTCCCGGCGGAGCTTTCGGGCGGGCAGAAGAAGCGGGCCGGGCTGGCGCGCGCCATCGCGTACCGGCCCAAGTACCTGCTGTACGACGAGCCCACCAGCGGGCTCGATCCCGTGACGACGACCGTGATCGACCGGCTGATCCAGCGGATGAGCCGCGAGCTGGGCGTGACCAGCCTGGTGATCACGCACGACATGGGCAGCGCGTACGACATCAGCGACCGCATCGCCATGCTCTTCGAGGGCAAGGTGGTGGAGGTGGGTACGCCGGACGAGATCCGCGCCACCACCAACCCCATCGTGCGCGGCTTCATCGACGGTGACCCGGACATGGTGGCCACCGGCGGGACGGACCTTTCCGACATGAGGAACGCATGA
- a CDS encoding ABC transporter permease, with the protein MNWTLPFAVIGGLVLSFFAALGRFATFLGQTASAATNVGTWGPLLVLQMRRLGVDSLPIAIFLSTFTGIVLALQASYTFTGAIPLYFVGTLVGKTMMLELGPVLTGLALSGRVGANIAAELGTMRVSEQIDALETMAYNPISYLVVPRILAAVLMVPLIVSFTNAFGIAAGWITAINVLHMSTEQFIHGLRLFYKPFDITYSLIKSTSFGLVITVVGCYEGFNTQGGAEGVGVATTRAVVISSMLILMLDAFWAAVLL; encoded by the coding sequence ATGAACTGGACCCTCCCCTTCGCCGTCATCGGCGGCCTGGTGCTCTCCTTCTTCGCCGCGCTCGGCCGCTTCGCCACCTTCCTGGGGCAGACGGCGAGCGCGGCGACCAACGTGGGCACCTGGGGGCCGCTGCTGGTGCTCCAGATGCGGCGCCTGGGGGTGGACTCGCTGCCCATCGCCATCTTCCTCTCCACCTTCACCGGCATCGTGCTGGCGCTCCAGGCGTCGTACACGTTCACGGGCGCGATCCCGCTCTACTTCGTGGGCACGCTGGTGGGGAAGACGATGATGCTGGAGCTGGGGCCCGTGCTCACGGGCCTAGCGCTCAGTGGCCGAGTGGGCGCCAACATCGCCGCCGAGCTGGGCACCATGCGCGTCTCCGAGCAGATCGACGCGCTGGAGACGATGGCGTACAACCCCATCTCCTACCTCGTCGTCCCGCGCATCCTCGCCGCCGTATTGATGGTGCCGCTCATCGTCTCGTTTACCAACGCGTTCGGCATCGCGGCGGGGTGGATCACGGCGATCAACGTGCTGCACATGAGCACGGAGCAGTTCATCCACGGCCTGCGCCTCTTCTACAAGCCGTTCGACATCACGTACTCGCTCATCAAGTCCACCTCGTTCGGCCTGGTGATCACGGTGGTGGGCTGCTACGAGGGCTTCAACACGCAGGGCGGCGCCGAGGGCGTGGGCGTGGCGACCACCCGGGCGGTGGTGATCTCGTCGATGCTCATCCTCATGCTCGACGCGTTCTGGGCGGCGGTGCTTCTGTGA